A window of Bacteroidales bacterium genomic DNA:
GGTTGACAAAAAAGAATTTTCAAGTTTGGTTTTGATACATAAAGGTGTGACCTTTTTGAAAGTTATTAAACAAGATGAAAAAAGCGCTTATGAAGATAATTGTTGTTTAGGAGAAATTACCTTTTTCCCATCGACAGCAAGAGCAGTAAATGACAGCATTAGTCCTCAAACAAAACCAAATGACGGAGACGACATTATTTACTTTTTTGAAAACGGACAACTAATACGAATTCATTGTGAACAAATAGAACTCGGAATAAAAATGCCTACTGAAATTTCCGACAACAACTTTGCTTGTAACAGCTTGACAGAAGAATAAGCATTTTGGGTTATGTGGTATTTCTTAGACGGACATTATAAGTTGGCAGATGGAGAATTTGACCTATCAGACATTTTGAGTGCTTCACAACCTTTTGAATTTGATGACAACAGACACTCCGATGGACAAGTTAAAGGTTATAGACGAGTTGCACCAGCTGACAGCAGAATGGTTTGGCATTGGAATGAGGCAGTAAAAAAATATAGTGAACACGGACGACCAAAACCAACACCATTAAAAAAATGAGAAAAGCGACATATAAAAATCATATAGATTAATGTTGTATATTTGTTATGTAAATAATATGTTATGCCTCATTTTAATGATGACACTAAAGGACAAAAAACAAACAACATGACAATATTAAAAAAGATTTTCGCCTTGACCTTCTTGGTTACAACAATTACGACAACTGCTTTTAACCAAGAATATCTTGACACTGGCAAAAGGTATATGAAACTTACCGAAGTATCCACCGACAAAACATATGGCTTTGAAATTAAAAATCCAATTAAAGTCGGTTCAGATGAAAAAGCAATCGGAGCATACCTTAACAGTTTGAAACCACTTGACGGTGACAGATTGCATATCGGAGATATGAAGTTTGACTATAAGAATCAAAATGGTTTGACAATGGTGGTTTTGACATTTGAAGAAAAGAAGGAAACTGCAACAATATATTTTCTAACAACTCAATTTAATCAACCAAAAGCAATTATTGGTTATTCTTTCAAGACAATAGATGATCTTCCCAAAGTAACGGTTTTTCCTGCTGACAGTATTGTAAAAGTAAATGCTTGCTCACAGACAATTTATTCAGTTGACGACTTTTTGGTAAAAGAAAAATTTGGAGAACTTACTAAACCGACAACCAATCCAACTTTTTCGGGCGGACTTGACGAACTTAAAAAATACTTTATTGCAAATCCTCTAACAGACGAAAAAGCAAAGCAAATGATATTTAGAGTATCTATTGCGTTTGTAGTAACTTGTGATGGAAAAGCTGGAAATTTTGTGATTGTAACCAAGGGCAAAGGCGACTTGGCGACTTATGCAAATCATGTTTTAGCAATTGTAAATAAGATGCCACAAAATTGGCAACCAGCGACAGTTGATGGCAAACCAGTTGACTGTTATCAAGTTTTAAATTTCTCACTAACAAATGGACAGCTTGACAAAGTATCATTTAGGTAATGAACACAGACGAAAGAAAAACGAGCCATAACACAGGTTTTGCGTCAGACGGGGTAACATGCAAATTTGGAGTTTTGTGTTTCTATTCAAATTCAGTGCTGGTTGACAGTTTTGTCCTCCGAAATCCACCCGAACGCAAAGCCCAAAGACGTTGTGGATTTGTAAAACCGATACTATCCTAAAAATCGTATAAAATCAATATTGATTATCAATACTTTAAAACGGGACAGACGACGACTCGCAACTGTCTGATTATCAACAGCTTACACTGCCGCAGCCATGCTAAACAGTTCGCCGCTGCAATAACCATCTGACTATCAACATTTTACACAGTCACAAACATATAACTGCTACCATCAAAACTTCGCAATATAGTTTAATCACAAACCCAAATTAACAAAAAAAGGCTGCTCAAAAAAATTGAACAGCCTTAATTTTTTAAATCAAGAACTTATTTTTTAATAATCTTGCTTGAATAGTTTGCTGCATTGCTTCTTATTTCCACAATGTAATTACCAGAAGCTATTTCTTGTAGATTAACATTAATATTATTTATTCCTGAAATTAATTCAATTTTCTTATTAAGAACTAATTTTCCGTCTATTGAATAAATATTTAATGTAGCTTTTTCGTAATTATTATTAACAAGTCTAATTACAGCCTCGTTTTCAACAGGATTTGGGAAAACAAAGAGACTATTATCACTGTTATTTTGCATATTGCTGCAATCATTAAGTCCTACATATTCAGAACTTTCAAAAATTCCGCGACCATGAGTTCCAATATAAATTTTTCCATAGTTAGTACTACCTGGATAGTTTTTAGACTGTTGGAAAATACTAAAAACAGGAATACGTCCAAAAGCTTCGTTTTCTTCAATCCACTCAGGAGAAGCAGCATTTATGTCTAACGTTTTAAACACACCAAGATCTGTTCCTACTAAAACATTAGATTCATTGAAAGCCACAATACAACTTGAATAAACTGGCATATTTGGCAAATTACCCATTTTATCACTGAAAGTAGGAGTCGCACTTAATGCATTATTTGATAATAATACATGAGGAACAGCATCATATCCGCCAACAGTTATTAAAACATTGTTAACATCAGAAGGGTCAACAGAAATTGAAGTAATAACGCCAGTTACAGCAGTGATGAGTGTAGGATTAACTAATGTAATAATATCACTTGTTGTATCTTGAAGCAAGCATAAATTTTCAAGTCTGTAAACTTCTCCATTATCAGTTCCAAAGAACAAATAGTTTCCATCAGATGAGCCTGCAATAGAATGAACAGAACCTAAGAAACTAGCTAATGTATGCCATTTTGGAGTTCCACTAAAATTATGTATTCCTCTTGTCATTCTTAAAGAGCCATTAAGCCCTATATAAAAACGAGCTTGAACTTTATTTTGAATAAAAATGCTATCGCCAGGCAACATATCATTAGGAATAGTAACATAGAATGGATATTTATTATTTTCTTTTGAAATAACTGTAATAACATCACCTGCACTTAAAGTATCAGTAGCAAAATAATACATTGAATCAGTAGTTAACACATCATTTAGTTGCTCATCTAAGTAAATAGGGGTGTTAAAAGCCGAAAAAGTTGGAGAAGGCTGATAAATAATATCTGTAGCATAAAAAGGTGACATATTCTCTCCTCCTTCAAAACTTCTTAAAAGATTTCCATATTTTGCAGCAACAACAGCAACATCTGGATTAATATATGACATAGCAACACCACAAGCGCTTCCTCTTGTTATACCAATTGCTGTTCCAGACGATAAAAAGGTACCTGGTATAATAAATGAGCCAGCATCAATTGCTCCTGCAAACACTTTTCCGAAAGCATTACTTGTAACTGCATTTATTTGAGCTGTGCTTAAAAGTCTATTTACAGTAGAGAAAGTATTTCCTCCATCAGTGCTTTTGCTTAATCCACCACTTGAAACATGATAAAAAGTACTTGGATCATTAGGTTTAAAAACTATATCATGATGGTCTATATGTAAAAAAAGTGGGCTGTATTCAGAAAGTTCGCTCATAGATTTTTGTTCCCATGTATTTCCTAATTTCCACAACCATAAATCCTTACCACCAACTAATACTTTATCCTTATCATTTGGAAATACTTTTATTGTATTTGCCCAAATTCCATTTCCACCTAAAATATTAAAAGACAAACTTCCACCAGGACCTATTTTTTCCCAAGTTATTGCAGCATCAGTAGAGCGATAAACTCCTAAAAATTCACCATTTTTATCAGCTGCTGAAGCATAAATATAATTTGGGTCAGACGGAGCAACAGAAAGTTCTATTCTTCCTACATTACTTCCTATGCCTGTAATTTGACGACTTACAAAAGAACCTGCATCACCATTTTCAGAAAAATAAACTTTGTTATCTACTACTGCATAAACATAGCCATTAGAAGCAACTTCAATATCTGTAGCTGTTTTTTCTACATAACTAACGCCATTTACCCAAGTAGCTCCACCATCATCTGAAATACGAAGACCTCCATTAGTAGCAGCATAAATGCGAGAACCAGAGGTAGCTAATCTATAAATAAAAGCCCATTTATCTGTATTACTTGCAGGAACTGTAGAAGCTAACACTTCAAAATTTTCTCCGTCAGTTGATTTATAAATACCACCACCAACAAAGCTTGAATATCCATTAGCATCTCCTTTTAAGCCAACAAAACCTTCGCCTGTTCCATAATAAATATTTCCAGCAGCATCTTGTGTGATACAAGAAACATTCATACTATTAGATAACAAAGGTAATTGATGCCAAGAAGTTCCTCCTGTAGTAGATTTCCATAATCCTCCGAAAGCACTACCAATATACATAGTTGAAGAGTTTTTATTATCAATTAAGAAAGCTCTAGAGCGTCCTGTGATATTCTCAGGACCTACTTCAGTCCATGTTATTGCTTTTCTTTTTGACAATTTATCAGCCTGTTGATTAGCTTTCAAAACATCTTTCACATCGGGAGTGCCACGCACAAGTTTATAATAATCTAAAGCACCTTGAATATTCTGATTTTCATCAAAATACAAATAGTTGCCATTTTCATTTTCTTGAGCCAGTACGTTGCTAAACATTATTAAAAATAAGCATGCACTCAAAATTGTAGCAAATTTTTTCATATTCTAGTTGTTTTTTTTAATTCCAATTTTTCTTTAAAAAATAAAGTCGCAATTTACAAACATTTTTTATTTTATTTGAAATTTTATTTATTTTTTTATTAACACAATATTTTTTTTTCATTTTAATGCGATGGATCTTCTTTATATTGAAGTTTCTCTCCATTATCTTCTACGATTCTCTTCAACCATTCATCGCCATATCCTGGCTGAACAACTTTAGGATTCAATTTTCCTTTAATTTCTGTTTTAATATTTCCATCCATATATTTCATAAACAGATATTGGTAGAATTTTTTCCAGAAATAAACAAGTTCATCAGCATTTTTGCAGGAAAAATCAGTAAGATACATTATAGCTGATGTTTTATCAGAGTTTAGCAAATTAAGAGCTTTTTGGTCAGTTTCTTTTACTAATTTCACATAAAGATTTTCAAGAGAATCTTGCACAGCCTTAATTTCAGGATGTATTACATTATATCTTGAATATGCAAAATTTGTAACCTGATTGAAAACCCAAAAAGCTGCATCA
This region includes:
- a CDS encoding T9SS type A sorting domain-containing protein translates to MKKFATILSACLFLIMFSNVLAQENENGNYLYFDENQNIQGALDYYKLVRGTPDVKDVLKANQQADKLSKRKAITWTEVGPENITGRSRAFLIDNKNSSTMYIGSAFGGLWKSTTGGTSWHQLPLLSNSMNVSCITQDAAGNIYYGTGEGFVGLKGDANGYSSFVGGGIYKSTDGENFEVLASTVPASNTDKWAFIYRLATSGSRIYAATNGGLRISDDGGATWVNGVSYVEKTATDIEVASNGYVYAVVDNKVYFSENGDAGSFVSRQITGIGSNVGRIELSVAPSDPNYIYASAADKNGEFLGVYRSTDAAITWEKIGPGGSLSFNILGGNGIWANTIKVFPNDKDKVLVGGKDLWLWKLGNTWEQKSMSELSEYSPLFLHIDHHDIVFKPNDPSTFYHVSSGGLSKSTDGGNTFSTVNRLLSTAQINAVTSNAFGKVFAGAIDAGSFIIPGTFLSSGTAIGITRGSACGVAMSYINPDVAVVAAKYGNLLRSFEGGENMSPFYATDIIYQPSPTFSAFNTPIYLDEQLNDVLTTDSMYYFATDTLSAGDVITVISKENNKYPFYVTIPNDMLPGDSIFIQNKVQARFYIGLNGSLRMTRGIHNFSGTPKWHTLASFLGSVHSIAGSSDGNYLFFGTDNGEVYRLENLCLLQDTTSDIITLVNPTLITAVTGVITSISVDPSDVNNVLITVGGYDAVPHVLLSNNALSATPTFSDKMGNLPNMPVYSSCIVAFNESNVLVGTDLGVFKTLDINAASPEWIEENEAFGRIPVFSIFQQSKNYPGSTNYGKIYIGTHGRGIFESSEYVGLNDCSNMQNNSDNSLFVFPNPVENEAVIRLVNNNYEKATLNIYSIDGKLVLNKKIELISGINNINVNLQEIASGNYIVEIRSNAANYSSKIIKK